CGACGGGCGGGGCGGTGAACGCCTTCCACGCGAGCGGCAGGGCGGCAAGGAACAGGAGGTTCGAGCGCGCCCCGACCCGCGTGGGCCGCTTGCCGTCGAAGGGGCGCGCGGCTGGCGGGCGGGGTGTGGTGCCGTCCCTGGGGCGGGACGACCCGTCGGGGGAATAGGTCGAGCCGTAGCGTCGCGCCATGGATCACATTCCCTGCGCCTTGATCGTCACATAGAAGGTCAGCGCCACCAGAAGGTAATAGGCGAGTTTGGAGAACACGCTGTCGCTCATTCCGGCCCTTTCGATCGCCCGCTTGCGTCATATCCAGATATAGGAAGGAATCGCGCAACGTGAAAGGCTTGAGGGGACCGGCGCATGTGCTTTCCCCCTCGGCTCAGCCTTTGGGCGGTTTACCGCCGCCTTTCGGCCCGTTGTGCGATTTGAACCCGGCGGAGCGGGACTTGCCGCCTTTCGGGCCGCCATGCGACTTGAATCCGCGCGACTTGAACCCGCCGGGTTTGTCGCCGCCCTCGCGGCGCCGCGGTGCGCCGGAGCTGTCTCCCTCGCGCGTCTTCGCGCCCTCGGGCTTGCCCGCGCCATCCCGGCGCCTGAACCCGCCCGGCTTGCCGGAGTCCTCGCGGCGCTTGAACGGGCCGGGTTTCCCGCCCTCGGCACGGGGGCCGGTTCCGGCGGGCCTGTCGCCGCGCGCGGGCCGGTCCGGGCGGTCGCCCTGCGCCTTGAACCCGGCGGAGCGGGGCTTCGGGCCGGGTTTGCCGGGGCGCGGATCGCGGCCGGGCGTCTCCGTGCGCGGCCCGCCCTTGCCCTTGCGCATCACGTCGCGGCGCGGCTTGCCGTCCTCCTCGCGCTCGAGGCCGAGCTGGTCGCGCAGCACGCGCCCGCGCACCTCCTCCACCGCGCCGGGCGCGAGCGTGCCGAGCCGGAAGGGCCCGTAGGAGATGCGGATGAGCCGGTTCACCGTGAGGCCGATATGCTCCATCGCGCGGCGGATCTCGCGGTTCTTGCCCTCGCGCAGGCCGACGGTGAGCCAGGCGTTCGCGCCCTGCTGGCGGTCGAACACCACCTCCATCGGCTGAAACTCCTCGCCGTCGATCACGACCCCGTGGCGCAGCGGCTCGAGCATCGCCTCGCTCGCCGTGCCCTTCACCCGGACCCGGTATTTCCGCAGCCAGCCGGTGTCGGGAAGTTCGAGGCGCCGCTTGATCTCCCCGTCGTTGGTCAGCAGCAGAAGCCCCTCGGAGCTGAGGTCGAGCCGGCCGACGGTCATCACCCGCGGCAGGTCCGCGGGCAGCTTGTCGAAGACGGTCTCGCGCCCCTTCTCGTCCTTCGCCGTGGTCACGAGCCCCGCGGGCTTGTGATAGAGCCACAGGCGCGGCGGCTCGGGCTCGCCCACCTCCTTGCCGTCGACGAAGATCCGGTCCTTCGGCATCACGTTGAGCGCGGGAGAGGCGACCGTGCGCCCGTTCACCGTCACGCGGCCTTCCGCGATCATCGCTTCCGCATCGCGGCGCGAGGCGATGCCCGCGCGCGACAGCACCTTCGCGATACGCTCGCCGGGCGGCGTGCCGGGCGTCTTCGGCGCCTCGGAGGAGGGGGATGCGGGGCGGGAGGGGCGTTTCTTGTCCATGCGCTGCCCATAGCCGAGAGCGGGAGGGTTGGGAAGAGCAAACAGGAGCCGGCCCGCGCCATCAGGACGCGGGCCGGCCCACGAGGGTCTCCTCTGGCGGCGAACCGCCGAAACCTCGGTTTCAGAACGTGTGGACGTAGGCCACGCCGAACACCCAGGGGTCGATCTCGGCCTCGCCGATCTTCGCCCCGTCGAGCTTCACGTCGCTGTCGATGTCGATCCAGCGCACATCGGTGCGGAAGGCGTTCTTTTCGTTGATCTTGTAGTCGAAACCGGCGTGGAGCGCGAGGCCCCAGCTGTCGTCGAGGTCCAGATCGCTGCCCGCGACCGCGCCCTTGGCCTTCTCGTCGAAGAAGGCGGTGTAGTTCACGCCGACGCCGACGAAGGGGGAGAAGGTTTCACCGCTGTTGAAGTGATACTGCACGGAGACGACCGGCGGCAGGTGCTTGGTCGAGCCGATCTTGCCCAGACCGTCGGCGTCGATGTCATGCAGGAAGGGAAGCGCGCCGAGCACCTCGATGCCGATGTTGTTGGCGACGAAATATTCGAAGGTGACCGTGGGGCGCACGTTGTCGCCCACGTCGAGATCGGTCGAGCCGAGGATCGTGCCGTTGTCGGACTTCGGCATCACGCCGTGCAAGCCGAGGCCGAGCGTCATCGTTCCGGCCTCCTGCGCGCTCGCGAGCGTCGGCAGGACACAGCTCATGGCCAGGGCGGAGGCGAGGAGGAGGTTGGTTTTCATTGGATATCCCTTTTCGTGTTCCTTGATCGCGCGCAGGGGAAGGCTTGGGACAGGGACGGCGGCGCGGCCTTGATTTGGGTCAATCCGCGGCCGGGGTGCGACAAGCTGCCTCAGTTGGCGGCGGAGCGGGCGCGCGGGGCGCTTGCCAAGTGCGCGCGGGCAGGTCAGGAAGGGGCATGAGGTTCCGGTCCCACATGGATATCGCCTTCGAGGAGGCGCGTGCCGCGGAGGCGCGCGGCGAGGTGCCCGTGGGCGCGGTCGTGGTCTCTCCCTCGGGCGAGGTGGTGGGGCGCGGCGGCAACCGCACCCGCGCCGACAGGGATCCGACCGCCCATGCGGAGATCGTCGCGCTGCGCGCGGCCTGTGCCGCGCTCGGGCGCGACCGGCTGCCGGGATACGATCTGTATGTGACGCTCGAACCCTGCGCGATGTGCGCCGCCGCCATCGCGAACGCCCGCATCGCGCGGCTCTACTACGGGGCGGAGGATCCGAAATCGGGCGGCGTGGCGCATGGCGCGCGGGTGTTCTCCCACCCGCAATGCCACCATGTGCCGGAGGTCTACGGCGGGATCGGCGCGCGCGAGGCCGAGGGGCTGCTCAGGGCCTTCTTCGCCGCGAAACGCTGAGCCGTCAGGCGTCGAACATCGCGTAGCGCGCGATGCCGTAGACGTAGAATCCCGCAAAGAGGATGTTGATCCACTTGAGCTGGCGTTCGCTGCGCAGCCATCCCATCGCGATCCAGATCAGGCAGAAGGGCAGCGACAGGAACAGGTTGAGCGGATACCAGTTCTGCACGATCGCCACGGTGGAGGCGATGCCGAGGGCAAGGGCGAGATTCTTCAGGGCGCGTTCGTGGCGCAGGAGCATGAGTTCGAGCATCGGAACATCCCGGCGACACCGCAGCCGCCAAAGGCCGCGGTCGAAATTTTCAAGGGTTGCAAGCTGTTGCGGCGCGAAGGCGCGGCAGGGGTGTTCTAGGACGAAACCCCGCCGGAATGCAAGGACAGCGGATGTGGCGGAGGGGCGGGCCCTCTGCGCGGAGCTGGCGCGGGCGCCGGGACAGGGGGGGAGAGGGGGCGTGCGCAGCGCGGATGGACGGGCGGGCGCATGGGCGCGCAGGCGGGGCGCGGGACGCGTGGTCTCCGGCCCTCCCGCCGTCGGGGCGACCGCGCCGGACGTCCGGCCCGCCATGCCGCGTGCCGGTGCGATGACACGGGCACGGGCGGCGGCGGGCCGGGCGGGCTCAGATCTCGATCGGCACCAGCACTTCGGGCACTTTCACCACGCCGTCCTCGAGCGCATAGACGAGTTCGTCGCAGCTTTGCGCGAGAAGCGGGAAGGTGCCCCAGTGGCAGGGAATCACCGTGTCGAAATCGAAGAATTTCTGGCAGACATAGGCCGCGCGCTTCATGTCCATCGTGTAATGGCCGCCGGCGCAGAGGATGCCGATATCGGGTTCGTGGAAATCCGCGAACCATTCCATGTCGGCCATGATGTCGGTGTCGCCGGAGACATAGATCGTGTGGCCCTCGCCCGAGATCATGAAGCCCGCCGGCTGGCCCGCATATTGCGGCGCGCCCTCCCCGAAGTCGATGGACGAGGAATGGACCGCGTTCACCATCGTGACCGAGACCGCGCTCTCGTCCTCGCCGAGCGTGATCGTGCCGCCCTTGCCGAAGCCGGTGACCTCCGCGCCGTCGCCGCCGAGGAGGTTCGACAGTTCATGGATGCAGTAGATCGTCGCGCCCGTGTCCTTCTGGACGGTCAGGGCGGTGGAGGCATGGTCGCCATGCCCGTGGGTCAGGAAGATCGCCGTCGCGCCCCCGGTCGCTTCCTTCTCGCGGCCCTCGGGGAAGGAGGGGTTGCCCGCGATCCACGGGTCGATCAGAAGAACCTGATCCGAGATCTCGATGCGAAAGCCGGAATGGCCGAGCCAGGTGATTTTCATGGGATGCTCCCTATGTTGCTTCTGACGGGAGTTTAGGGCAGCGAGAGGGAAAATCATATGTGGAGCGAACAATTCGACGCCTATTGCGAGCGCACGGATTTCACCTTCTGGTCCGAGCCGGTCAACGCGCTCACCAACGCGGCCTTCCTGATCGCCGCGCTCTGGGTCTTTCCGCGCACCCGCGGACTGCCGCTGGCGCGGGCGATGGCGGTGGTGCTCTTCGTCATCGGCCTCGGCTCCTTTGCCTTCCACACCACCGCGACGCGCTGGGGCGCGCTTGCCGATACCGCGCCGATCCTCGGGTTCATCCTGCTCTATATCTTCGCGGCAAGCCGCGATTTCCTCGGGCTCGCGACGTGGAAGGCGCTGCTCGCCACCGCGCTCTTCTTTCCCTATGCCGCCGTGACCGTGCCGGTCTTCTCCGCCCTCGGCCTCGGTTCCTCGGCGGGATACGCGCCGGTGCCGCTGCTGATCCTCGGCTATGCGCTGATCCTTGCCCGGCGCGCGCCCCGGACCGCGCGCGGGCTCGCCCTTGGCGCGGGGATCCTGTGCCTGTCGATCGCGATGCGCTGGCTCGACGATCCGGTCTGTGCCGCGCTGCCGCTCGGCACGCATTTCCTGTGGCACATCCTCAACGCCACGATGCTCGGCTGGATGATCGCGGTTTATGCGCAGCACATGCTTGAAGGCCGCGCCCCCGCGCGGTAAAGCGCAGGGGACGCGCGGCCCGCGCGACCGACAAGACGAAGGAGCCTGCCCCATGTCCATCGACATCGACACCGCGCGCCGGGTGGCCAAGCTCGCGCGCATCCGCGTCGAGGAGGACGCGCTGCCCGCGCTCGCCTCCGAGTTCAATGCCGTCCTGGGCTTCATCGAACAGCTCTCCGAGGTGGATGTGGACGGCGTCGAGCCGATGACCTCGGTCACGCCGATGCGGCTCAAGCGGCGCAAGGACGGCGTGACGGACGGCGGCATGCAGGAGAAGATCCTGTCGAACGCGCCGGACGCGCGCGAGGGTTTCTTTGCCGTGCCGAAAGTGGTGGAGTGAGCGCGATGACCGATCTGAACAAACTCACGCTGGCCGAGGCCCGCGACGGGCTGCGCGCGAAGGAGTTCACCTCCGCCGAACTGACCGAGGCCTGTCTCACGGCGATCGAGGGCGCGGGCGCGCTCAACGCCTTCGTCCACGACACCTCCGAGATCGCCCGCCTCCAGGCGACGGCGGCCGATGCGCGGATCGCGCTCGGCGATGCGCCGGCGATGTGCGGGCTGCCGGTGGGGATCAAGGATCTGTTCTGCACGAAGGGCGTGCCGTCGCAGGCCGCCTCCGCGATCCTCGAAGGCTTCACGCCGGAATACGAGTCGACCGTCACCGCGAAACTGTTCGACGCGGGTGCCGTCATGCTCGGCAAGCTCAACATGGACGAATTCGCCATGGGCTCCTCGAACGAGACCTCGACCTATGGCAATGCGGTGAACCCGTGGCGGCGCGGCAACGAGGACACGCCGCTCACGCCGGGCGGCTCCTCGGGCGGGTCCGCCGCCGCCGTGGCCGCCGATCTCTGCCTTGCCGCGACCGGCACCGATACCGGCGGCTCGATCCGCCAGCCCGCCGCCTTCACCGGCATCGTCGGGATCAAGCCGACCTACGGGCGCTGTTCGCGCTGGGGCATCGTGGCCTTCGCCAGCTCGCTCGACCAGGCCGGGCCGATGACGAAGACGGTGCGCGACGCCGCGATCATGCTCGGGGCGATGTGCGGCCATGACATGAAGGACAGCACCTCCGCCGACATTCCCGTGCCGGATTTCGAGGCCATGCTGACCGGCGACATCAAGGGCAAGAGGATCGGCATTCCGCGCGAATACCGCATGGACGGGATGCCGGCGGAAATCGCGACGCTCTGGGACGAGGGCGCGGCGATGCTGCGCGACGCGGGGGCGGAGATCGTCGATATCTCCCTGCCGCACACGAAATACGCGCTGCCGGCCTATTACGTGATCGCGCCGGCCGAGGCGTCGTCGAACCTCGCGCGCTATGACGGGGTGCGCTACGGCCACCGCGCGACGCTCGCGCAGGGCGAGGGCATCGACGACATGTACGAAAAGACCCGCGCCGAAGGCTTCGGCCATGAGGTGCAGCGCCGGGTGATGGTCGGCACCTATGTGCTGTCGGCGGGCTTCTATGACGCCTATTACAACCGCGCGCGCAAGGTCCGCACGCTGATCAAGCGCGATTTCGAGACCGTCTTCGCCGATGGCATCGACGCGATCCTCACCCCGGCGACGCCTTCGGCGGCCTTCGGCCTCGGGGAGATGTCGGACAGCGATCCGATCCGGATGTATCTCAACGACGTCTTTACCGTGACCGTGAACCTCGCGGGGCTGCCCGGCATCTCCGTGCCTGCGGGTCTCGACAAGACCGGCCTGCCGCTCGGGCTCCAGCTCATCGGGCGGCCCTGGGAGGAGGGCGATCTGCTGAATATCGCACATTCGCTTGAGGCCGCTGCCGGTTTTGTTTCCAAGCCGGAAAAATGGTGGTAAGGGACGCATCTACCGTTCAACCACCTTCGGAGACTGTCGCGATGCGTCGTGCCTCTATCGCCCTGATGTCCCTTGCCGTCCTGGCCGCCTGTGAACCGCCGGTGCCGGACAGCGGCACCGGGGTCGGATTCGGCTCCTATGCCGATTACCAGGCGGAGCGCGAGGCGCAGCTCATCGCCAATGGCGAGGGGCAGGGCGTGCCGGGGGCACCGATGGGCGCCGCCCCGGCCTCGCGGCTCAACACGCAGCAGATCTCCGAAGAGGCGCTGTCGGCGATCGACGCCTCCCAGGGCGCTGTCGGCGCGCCGACGCCGACCGTGGCATCCCGGCCGCAGGCGTCGAATGTCACGCCGGGGCCGGCCGTGTCCAATGCGATGGGCATCTCCGCGGAGAACAATTTCGACGCGGTTTCCGCCGAGCGCTCCATCGAGGAAGACGCCGCGCGCGTGGCCGCGAACCGGCAAGCCTATGTGACGATCCAGCCCACCGTCGTGCCGAACCGTCCGGTGTCCGACGCGGGCACGATCGTCGAATTCGCGCTCTCCACCACGAACACCGTCGGTCAGCCGATCTATTCCCGCCTGATCCCCGGCGCCGCATCCCGCGCCGCGCGCAACTGTGCGAAATATCCCTCGCCGGATCTCGCGCAGGAGGATTTCCTCAGGAGCGGCGGACCGCAGCGCAATGCGAAGGGCCTCGATCCCGATGGCGACGGTTTCGCGTGCAGCTGGGATCCCGCGCCCTTCCGCCTGGCCGCGCAGAACCGCCGCTGAACCCTTGCCCGCCCCCGTGATCCGCGACCACCCGTCTCCGAATTTCGGGGACCGGCGGGAGGGCGCGCGTCCCGATCTCGTGGTGATCCACTACACTGCCATGGCCAGTGCCGGCGCTGCACGCGACCGGCTCTGCGATCCCGCCTTCGAAGTGTCCGCGCATTACCTGATCGACCCCGCGGGCGGGGTGTTGCGCCTCGTGGAGGAGGACAAGCGCGCCTGGCATGCCGGGGCGGGGCAATGGGGCGGGGTGAGCGACGTCAACTCCCGCTCCATCGGCATCGAGCTCGCCAATCCCGGCACCGTCCCCTTCGCCGCCGCCCAGATCGAGGCGCTCGAGGCGCTGTTGCGGGATATTCTCGACCGTTGGGCGATCCCGCCGGAGCGGGTGATCGCCCATTCCGACATGGCACCGGAGCGGAAATTCGATCCCGGCCCGCGGTTCGACTGGAGGCGCCTCGCGCGGTCGGATCTGTCCGTGTTTCCGGCGGTGACGGGCGACGAGGCGGTGGATGAGGTGCGGTTCGTGCAGGATCTTTCCCGCTTCGGCTATCCCGCCGCGCCGCTTCAGGCGCTCGTGCCGGCCTTCCGTTCGCGCTTCCGCCCGCATCATGCGGGGCCGCTCGACGGGCGCGACATGGCGCTGGCCCGCGACCTCGCGGTTCGCTTTCCCGTTGACCGCGGGCGCGGCAGGGCCTAAATCCGGCGCGCGCGGATGGCCGGATAACCGCCGCCGAAAGGGTAAGCCTTCGGGGGAGGAAAGTCCGGACTCCATTGAGCAACGGTGCCGGGTAACGCCCGGCGGGGGCAACCCCAGGGACAGCGCCACAGAGAACAGACTGCCTTCCATGCGGAGGTGATGGTGAAACGGTGGGGTAAGAGCCCACCGCGGGACCGGCAACGGGACCGGCACGGCAAGCCCCACCGGGAGCAATGCCAAATAGGGATCCGGCAGCGGTCCGGGGGGCGCGCCCTCCGTCCGCAAGGTCGCTCAAGCCTTCGGGATCCGGGTTGGCAGCTTGAGCCCTCTGGCGACAGGGGGCCTGGAGGAATGGTTATCCACGGGGGCTCCGGCCCCCCGGACAGAATCCGGCTTACAGGCCGTCCGCGCGCTTTCCCGCCCCCTTCCGGAGGGGCGCTGCCCCTCTTGCGCCTGCGGCGCAATTCACCCCGGAATATTTCTGAGCAGATGAAGGCGAGGCGGAAGGTCTTGCCGTGGAGGCAGAATCTGCGACACTCGGGGAAATGGTCCGGCATCAGGGAGGTTCCGATGAGTTTCGTGAGGACACTGGCAACGCTGGCGATCGGGTTCGCGGCAGCCAAGGGCGTGGACAGGTATCGCAGGATGGGCGGCATGGACGGCATGCGGGAGGCGATGCGCCAGGTGGGCAATCCCGGCGGCATGGCCGATCAATGGGGCCAGATGGCCGAGAAGATGGGAGTCCCCGGCGGCGCGGGCGCGATGCGCGAGATGATGGGCCGGTTCGGCAACCAGGCGGCCGACATGTCGGAGGCGACCGAGGCGGGCATGTCCTCGCTGATGAACGCGATGACGGGGGCGGCGGCGACGGGGGCGGCCTCCATGTCGGACATGTTCGCGGCGATGACGAAGGGCACGCCGGTCGGCGCGGCGACGGAGGAGAACGCGCGGCTGATGATCCGGGCGATGATCATGGCGGCGAAATCCGACGGGGAGATCGACGCGGAGGAGCGCACGAAGATTCTCGATGCGCTGGACGACGCCTCCGAGGAGGAGATCGCCTTTGTCCAGGCGCAGCTCGACGCGCCGGTGGATCCCGCGGCGCTGGCGAAGGATGCGGGGCAGACCGCGACATCGCAGGTCTATGCGGCGGCGCTCATGTCGATCTCGGTCGATACCGATGCGGAGAAGGCCTTTCTCAAGACGCTCGGGACCGCGCTGATGCTCGATCCGGTGAAACAGGCGGAGATCCATCAGGCCATGGGCAAGCCCGTGATCTGACCGCGCGTCGCGGCGCGGAGGGAGGAGGGGCGGCCGGCA
The nucleotide sequence above comes from Celeribacter indicus. Encoded proteins:
- a CDS encoding OmpW/AlkL family protein, with amino-acid sequence MKTNLLLASALAMSCVLPTLASAQEAGTMTLGLGLHGVMPKSDNGTILGSTDLDVGDNVRPTVTFEYFVANNIGIEVLGALPFLHDIDADGLGKIGSTKHLPPVVSVQYHFNSGETFSPFVGVGVNYTAFFDEKAKGAVAGSDLDLDDSWGLALHAGFDYKINEKNAFRTDVRWIDIDSDVKLDGAKIGEAEIDPWVFGVAYVHTF
- a CDS encoding pseudouridine synthase, which gives rise to MDKKRPSRPASPSSEAPKTPGTPPGERIAKVLSRAGIASRRDAEAMIAEGRVTVNGRTVASPALNVMPKDRIFVDGKEVGEPEPPRLWLYHKPAGLVTTAKDEKGRETVFDKLPADLPRVMTVGRLDLSSEGLLLLTNDGEIKRRLELPDTGWLRKYRVRVKGTASEAMLEPLRHGVVIDGEEFQPMEVVFDRQQGANAWLTVGLREGKNREIRRAMEHIGLTVNRLIRISYGPFRLGTLAPGAVEEVRGRVLRDQLGLEREEDGKPRRDVMRKGKGGPRTETPGRDPRPGKPGPKPRSAGFKAQGDRPDRPARGDRPAGTGPRAEGGKPGPFKRREDSGKPGGFRRRDGAGKPEGAKTREGDSSGAPRRREGGDKPGGFKSRGFKSHGGPKGGKSRSAGFKSHNGPKGGGKPPKG
- a CDS encoding ceramidase domain-containing protein, which codes for MWSEQFDAYCERTDFTFWSEPVNALTNAAFLIAALWVFPRTRGLPLARAMAVVLFVIGLGSFAFHTTATRWGALADTAPILGFILLYIFAASRDFLGLATWKALLATALFFPYAAVTVPVFSALGLGSSAGYAPVPLLILGYALILARRAPRTARGLALGAGILCLSIAMRWLDDPVCAALPLGTHFLWHILNATMLGWMIAVYAQHMLEGRAPAR
- a CDS encoding N-acetylmuramoyl-L-alanine amidase, whose translation is MPAPVIRDHPSPNFGDRREGARPDLVVIHYTAMASAGAARDRLCDPAFEVSAHYLIDPAGGVLRLVEEDKRAWHAGAGQWGGVSDVNSRSIGIELANPGTVPFAAAQIEALEALLRDILDRWAIPPERVIAHSDMAPERKFDPGPRFDWRRLARSDLSVFPAVTGDEAVDEVRFVQDLSRFGYPAAPLQALVPAFRSRFRPHHAGPLDGRDMALARDLAVRFPVDRGRGRA
- a CDS encoding metal-dependent hydrolase; protein product: MKITWLGHSGFRIEISDQVLLIDPWIAGNPSFPEGREKEATGGATAIFLTHGHGDHASTALTVQKDTGATIYCIHELSNLLGGDGAEVTGFGKGGTITLGEDESAVSVTMVNAVHSSSIDFGEGAPQYAGQPAGFMISGEGHTIYVSGDTDIMADMEWFADFHEPDIGILCAGGHYTMDMKRAAYVCQKFFDFDTVIPCHWGTFPLLAQSCDELVYALEDGVVKVPEVLVPIEI
- the gatA gene encoding Asp-tRNA(Asn)/Glu-tRNA(Gln) amidotransferase subunit GatA translates to MTDLNKLTLAEARDGLRAKEFTSAELTEACLTAIEGAGALNAFVHDTSEIARLQATAADARIALGDAPAMCGLPVGIKDLFCTKGVPSQAASAILEGFTPEYESTVTAKLFDAGAVMLGKLNMDEFAMGSSNETSTYGNAVNPWRRGNEDTPLTPGGSSGGSAAAVAADLCLAATGTDTGGSIRQPAAFTGIVGIKPTYGRCSRWGIVAFASSLDQAGPMTKTVRDAAIMLGAMCGHDMKDSTSADIPVPDFEAMLTGDIKGKRIGIPREYRMDGMPAEIATLWDEGAAMLRDAGAEIVDISLPHTKYALPAYYVIAPAEASSNLARYDGVRYGHRATLAQGEGIDDMYEKTRAEGFGHEVQRRVMVGTYVLSAGFYDAYYNRARKVRTLIKRDFETVFADGIDAILTPATPSAAFGLGEMSDSDPIRMYLNDVFTVTVNLAGLPGISVPAGLDKTGLPLGLQLIGRPWEEGDLLNIAHSLEAAAGFVSKPEKWW
- a CDS encoding nucleoside deaminase; amino-acid sequence: MRFRSHMDIAFEEARAAEARGEVPVGAVVVSPSGEVVGRGGNRTRADRDPTAHAEIVALRAACAALGRDRLPGYDLYVTLEPCAMCAAAIANARIARLYYGAEDPKSGGVAHGARVFSHPQCHHVPEVYGGIGAREAEGLLRAFFAAKR
- the gatC gene encoding Asp-tRNA(Asn)/Glu-tRNA(Gln) amidotransferase subunit GatC; amino-acid sequence: MSIDIDTARRVAKLARIRVEEDALPALASEFNAVLGFIEQLSEVDVDGVEPMTSVTPMRLKRRKDGVTDGGMQEKILSNAPDAREGFFAVPKVVE
- a CDS encoding DUF533 domain-containing protein; amino-acid sequence: MSFVRTLATLAIGFAAAKGVDRYRRMGGMDGMREAMRQVGNPGGMADQWGQMAEKMGVPGGAGAMREMMGRFGNQAADMSEATEAGMSSLMNAMTGAAATGAASMSDMFAAMTKGTPVGAATEENARLMIRAMIMAAKSDGEIDAEERTKILDALDDASEEEIAFVQAQLDAPVDPAALAKDAGQTATSQVYAAALMSISVDTDAEKAFLKTLGTALMLDPVKQAEIHQAMGKPVI